Within the Candidatus Campbellbacteria bacterium genome, the region TCTTCGTTTATTATGTCTGCGGGATCTTTATTCTCGGGCATACCCACAACCTTTACAGTCATTGAGTTTTTTACTGCTTTTAATGCAGCCCTATGAAGTGCTTTTAACCCAGCTTCATCTGCATCAAACGCAAAGAGTATATTGTCTGAAAACCTTTTAATAACCATTATGTGTTCATCCGTCATCGCTGTTCCGCAGACCGCTAATGCGTTTGCATAATCTGCTTGGGCAGAAAAAACAACATCCAAATGACCTTCAACAATAATTGAGAATTTATATTTTCTTATATTCTGTTTCGCCTCGTAAATTCCATATAGAGCCCGCGATTTCTTGTATAAAATTGTTTCAGGTCCGTTTATATACTTTCCAGCGTTTTTATTCTCCTTTATCAACCTTCCAGAAAACGAGATTACATTTCCCTCTGTGTCTTTTATAGGAAACATTACCCTGTCTCTAAAATGTGAATATATATCTTTGTTGTCTGCCTGTTTTGCAAGACCTGCCTTTATGACTTCTTCTTTTGTGAAACCTTTTAACACCAAGTGCTGAATTAGTGAGTTGTTACTGGGCGCATAACCTATCTCAAAAAAATTAATTGATTTTTGTGATACTCCGCGAGTTTCTAAATATTTTTTTGATTGGTCGGTGTGATTGTTTGAAAAAAACTTGTTTGCTTCTTTTAGCACATCCCTCAAACGATTGATTTCATTTTTGTTTGTGGAAGTTTTGTAAGAATACTCATTAGGATCTATGCCAGACCTTTCTGCGAGTAATTTAACGGCATCCTTGAAATCTAATCCCTCTACCTCTTGGATAAAAGTGAATATATCACCACCTCTATTTGTAGAGAAACAATAAAATAAATTTTTATCAGGTGAAACAATAAATGAAGGTGTTTTCTCATTGGAAAAAGGTGACTTGCCTTTCATATTTTTACCCGCACGGACTAACTTTACATACTGAGAAGCGACATCCTGCATTGAGAGGCGTGATTTTATTTCATCAACGATTGAATTTTGATGCTTCATATTATTGTTGAGAATCTACTTCTTCAACATCAAGCTCTTTTTCCTGTCTACGCCTTTCCTCTTCTTCATCAAGTCGCTTCTGAAGGTCGGCAATCATTGAGTGTTTTTTACTTCCCTTATACCCTGTTCCTGCTGGGAGAAGTCGACCTGTTATAACATTCTCCTTAAGCCCTTCAAGGTGATCTGTGGTTCCGTTAAGAGCCGCCCGTATCAGAACATAAGTTGTGTTTTGGAAAGATGCAGCCGATAGGAAGCCTGGTCTGAATATAGACATTTTAGTTATTCCAAGCAAAATAGGCTCTATTTTCACCAAATTCCTTCCTTCTTTTTTGAACGCCTCATTAATTCTGTCGCACTCTTCATGCTCAATCAAATCACCGGCAACATATAGCGTATCTCCAGGTTCTTTGACAGAACAGGAAGAGAACATCTGTTTCAAAATCAGTTCAAAGTGCTTTGTTGCCAGAGATCTTCCCTGCAATTCATAAATCTTTGTTATCTCATCAAACATGTATTTTTGTGTTGCCTCCTTGCCGACATATTTGTATAGGTCTGATAGGTTGATGGAACCATCTGTCATAATTTTTCCTTTTTTCACTTCATCTCCTTTGTTTACAAAAACATGTCTATACTTATTCACACTATACTCTGTTTCTTTCTTTGATGCCTTTGTGTCATTTTTAGGAGAGATTATTATTATCTTTTCATTTCCTTCAACTCTTATGTCACTTATGATGCCGTCAATCATTGCGATAACTGCTGGTGATTTTGGGGTTCTATTTTCAAAAATCTCAACCACACGAGGCAAACCTGTTGTTATGTCACCAGATGCCGAGTATGCACCAGCAAAGTGAACGGTGTTCATGGTAAGCTGTGTTCCTGGCTCACCTATTGCTTGTGCGGCTATTGTTCCCACTGCTTCTCCCAAATCAACTTCTTTGTTGGTTGATGGGTCATCACCATAACACTTTTTGCAAACCCCTCTTTTGTTTTTACAGCTAATAGGAGAACGAGCGGTGATATGTTCAACCCCAGAATTATCAATCTTGATTGATAATTCTTGATCTATGTATTCACCCTTTTTAGCAATGACCTTCTTTGAAGAATCTACGACATCTTTTGCGAGATATCTTCCTTTTATCTTTTTGTAGAAAGGAAACTCAATACCAGAGGCACTTGTACGATACAGATTGAAACCACCTGTTGTTCTACAATTGTCGGAGTTTATTATCACATCCTGAGCCACATCAAACAATCTCCTTCCAAAATAACCTGACTCTGAAGTTTTTAGAGCCGAGTCCGAAAGTCCTTTTCTTCCGCCATAACCATCAATGAAATACTCAACAGGGTTAAGACCTTTTTTGTAAGAACTTATGATTGGTGTCTCAATAGGCATTCCTTTTGCGCTGGCAATTATTCCTTTTATTCCGATTATATATGTCAAATCCACAGCAGAACCTCTTGCTCCTGAGGCTATTATATCTTTTGTTGATCCGTCTTCATCCAAACCTTGCATGACAAAATCATTTTTCAATTTTGAAAATATTCCATGCCATACTTCAATACGCAACCTTCTCTGCTCTACACTAGACAAAAGACCATCTCTATATTGGTCTATTATCTCAGAAGATTTTTTGAGACCTTCATCAATAAGTGCATCAAGTTCTTTTGGCTCGGGTGTATCACTCAGAGACCAAGAAGCACCCGAAACCGTTGAGTACTTGAAACCAAATCTTTTTATTTTATCAAGCGATTCAAGGACATCCTCTAATGGATATCTCTCTATTATATCGCTTATTATTTTTGATATATATTTTTTCGTTATCAGCTCATTTATAAAAGGAAAGTCATCTGGTAACACAGTGTTGAACAACAACCGACCTACTGTTGTTTCAAAAGGTTTGTTATTAAATTTCTCATACTTTTTCTTTTCAGTTCCCAAAACTTTTATCTTTGCCCTTATATCAACGGCACCATATTCATATGCTGATATGGCTTCATTTGGATATGTAAACAGTTTTCCTTCACCTTCTGCGCCATCAATCATCTTTGTCATCCAATAACAGCCAAGTGCCATGTCCTGTTGGTTTGGTGATGCGATTATTTCTCCGTCACCAGGGTTAAGCACATTTTGACTTGCCGCCATGATATTTTTTGCCTCAAACTGTGACTCTTCCATAAGAGGAACATGAACTGCCATCTGGTCACCGTCAAAGTCAGCGTTGAATGCCTTACACACAAGCGGGTGTAGTTGTATCGCCTTTGTCTCTATCAAAAGTGGTTTGAAGGCTTGTAGACCCTGTCTGTGAAGTGTCGGAGCCCTGTTTAGTAAGACATATTTCTCTTTCACGACTTCTTCAAGCGCCTTCCAAACTTCTGCACCGCGATCATCAATCAATCTTCCAGCGGCTCTTATGTTGTAAGCAAGGTCTCTCTTGAATAGTTTCTCCATTACAAACGGCTTGAACAATTCCAAAGCCATTTCTTTTGGAATACCACATTCGTTCAATTTCAGCTCTGGACCTGCAACAATAACAGAACGCCCAGAGTAGTCCACTCTTTTTCCGAGAAGATTGGAACGGAAACATCCTCTTTTACCACCCAAATGTTCGGCAAGTGATTTTAATTCCCTTTTTTGGAACTGTCTCATGCCACCTGAATTTGTCCTTGAACGGATGGAGTTATCAAGCAAAGCATCTACCGCTTCCTGCAACAATCTTTTTTCATTTCTCAATATTACTTCTGGCGCACCAAGTGAAATAAGTCGCTTCAATCTTATATTTCTATTTATGATACGGCGATACAAATCATTTATATCAGATGTGGCATAGCGACCACCGTCAAGGGCAACCATCGGTCTTAAACCAGCAGGTATTATCGGCAAATGTAGGAAAAACATCCACTCTGGACGCGTTTTTGATTTTATGAAAGAACGAACCAAGCTCAATCGTCTGCGCATTTTCTCCCCTTCAATCTTGGATGCCGACTGAATCTTTTTGACAAGATTTTTTTCAAGAGAACGAAGATCTATTGACTTCAACGCCTCATATACGATTTCACCACCAATCCCTGCTTTGAACATAGAAGAGTATCTGAGAACATAGCGATAATATCTGTCCTCCCTTATCACAGCGCCCTTTTGTATTGACTGTATTTCTTTTTGTCTTATTTGATATGTCTCTTTAACCTTCTTCGCTTTTTTGTCATCTCCTTTTACCTCTTTCGCTTCTTTGGTATATTCTTTTCTCAGATTTTCAAGCAATACCTTTCTTTCATCTTCGTTCGTGTCTGTTATCATATATCCACCGAAGTAAACAACACTTTGCACTTCTGTAGCAGTAACGCCAAGCATCAAAGCTATGCGGGAAGGGACTGATTTCAAATACCATATATGAGCGACAGGTGCTGCGAGTTCAATATGACCCATCCTGTTTCTTCTCACCCCTGAGTGTGTAACTTCAACACCACACTTGTCACACACAATTCCTTTGTAACGAATATCGCGATACTTTCCACAAGAACATTCATAGTTACGCTCTGTTCCAAACACACGCTCATCAAACAAGCCATCTTTTTCTGCTCTTTGTGTTCTGTAGTTTATAGTTTCTGCCTTTTTTATTTCTCCTCTTGACCAATTCAATATTTCTTCTGGCGATGAAATACTTAAAGTTATGGATTCAAAATCGCTTCTTGAGTTAATCTTTTTTTCTTTTTTTATATTTTTGTTTTCCATATTATTCTTCTTCTTCTTCATCATTGTTTTCTCTATTAAAAGTCATATTCAGACCAAGACCGCGGAGATAATGAATAAGCACATTAAAAGACTCAGGCAGATTAATCTGCTTTATGCGATCCCCATCTATCATTGCCTTAAACGCTGCAGAACGACCATACATATCGTCTGATTTTATAGTCATCATTTCGCGCAGATTGTAAGCCGCACCATAACCAAGAAACGCCCATACTTCCATTTCACCCAATCTCTGACCTCCTTCGCGAGTTCTACCCTGTAGCGGTTGCTGATGAACGATAGCATAGTTTCCAAAAGATCTCATATGCAACTTGTCTTCAACCATGTGGCTAATTTTCATAAGATACATATTTCCTACTGTTACTTTTCTTGCAAGTTTTTCACCTGTTCTTCCGTCATAAAGTGTCTCTTTTCCTGTTTTATCAAACCCTGCTTTTACAAGTTCCTCTCTTACCTCTTCTTCTGTTGCTCCGCTGAATGACGGAACCACAGCTTGATAACCGAGGGCTTGTGCGGCAAGTCCAAGGTGTGCTTCAAATACCTGACCGACATTCGCTCTTGAAGCAATTCCAAGAGGGCTCAAAACTATATCAACCGGCTCACCATCTTCTGTGTGTGGCATATCTTCAGCGGGAAGTATTCTTGCGACCACACCTTTATTTCCGTGCCGTCCTGTGAGCTTGTCACCCACAGTTATATTTCTCATCTGCGCTATAGTAACTCTTATTTCTTCAAGAACACCTGGGTCTAATTGATCACCATTTTCTTTATTAAAGACCTTAACATTTATCACGCGACCTTGATGACCTGGGCTTAGTTTTTCAGAAGAGTCTTTTATGTCGCGTGCCCTTTCACCAAAGATGGAACGAAGCAACCTTTCTTCTGGAGTCAATTGTGTTTCACCCTTAGGGGTTACCTTACCTACTAAAATATCTCCAGGTTTTACTTCTGCACCTATGCGGACAATACCCCTCTCATCAAGGTTTCTAAGTTTTGCTTCTGATACATTTGGTATATCAAAAGTTGTCATTTCTGGTCCCAACTTTGTGTCTCTTACGCTGACCTTAAAATCTTTTGCGTGTAGTGAAACAAACTTTCCCTGCTCCACAATTTTGCTTGAAATCAAAATCGCATCTTCATAAGTCATGCCGTGCCAACACACAAACGCAACTCTAAGATTTTGACCGAGAGCAAGTTGACCTTGATCGGTTGATGCTGCGTCTGCCAATATCTGACCCTGCTTGACTTTTTGTTTGAGAGAAACGATGGATCTTTGATGATGTATGGAAGGGCTGTTGGTTCTGCCAAATTTAATCAAGTGGTAATGATAGTTTTTACCACTCACCCCTTTCATTTTTATCTCCTCTGCATCAACATATGTTATTTCGCCATCCTCTTCCGCGACAATCATACGCCTTGAGCTTTTTGCGACATCACCCTCAATTCCCGTTGAAACATAAGGGGCTTCTGGTGAAACATATATCGTTGCCTGTTTTTGTGTGTTCGCACCGAGAAGCGCTCTGTGTGCGGCATCATGCTCAATAAAAGGAATAAGCGCTGCTGCTACAGACAAAGTTTGATTGCTTGAGACATCTATGTATTCTATTTTTTTAGGAGAACTAAATCTTGGCTTGCTGTCTTTTCTGATTATCACTTGTTTATCTAAAATTTTTCCGTCCTTATCACACGACACAACCCTATGAGCAATCCTATATTTTTCTTCTTCCTCTGCATTTAGGCTGACTACTTTTTTTGTTATAACACCATCCTCAACTTTGGCATAAGTTGTTTCAATGATTCCATATCTGTTGACATCTGCATACAGTGCCAACTGAAGATTCAAACCAATGTTTGGACCTTCTGGCGTATGAACAGGACAAATACGACCGTAGTGTGATGGGTGCAAGTCGCGAACAGCGATGCCGGCATGCTCGCGCGTCAAACCACCAGGACCAAGTGCAGAAATTGTTCTTCTATGCTCAATCTCTGCAACTATGTTTTCCTGTTTCATAACATGAGAAAGTTGGTCTGTAAGGAAAAATTCATTAACAGAAGAACGAAAAGGCTGCGGGTTTAGAAAATGTGGAGTTGTAAAAGAAGTATCTATCGTTGTCATACGATCTTGCGTGTTTTTGGCCAATCGTGCTATTCCCCTCCTTATCCTTAACTGAAAAAGTTCACCTACATATCTAACCCTTCTTGAAGAAAGATTGTCTATATCATCTGGCTGTGCTTTTGGATCATTGTTGAGACGGACAATCTCCCCAAGTATAGTCATCACATCTTCAATAGAAATAGTTCTTCTTTCTATAGAACCTTTTGTCATTTTTATACCAAATCTTTTGTTAAATCTGATTCTTCCGAGCTCAGAGATATCGTATTGCTCTTTGGAAAACATATCATTTATCTTTGCTTTTGCATTTTCTGGCGTCAATTGGTCTCCTGACCGTATTTTCTTGTAGAATTCAACACAGGCATCATCTACTGTCTCTATGCTGTCTTTAAGTATCGTCTTTTTTAGCATATCGCGAACATCTTTGTTAGATGTTGCTTTTAATATCTGGTCGTCTGTTTTTAACCCAAAAGCACGCAAAAAAGTACTCACATACACCTTTCCAGTCCTATCCACGCGGACAGAACATGTTCCATTTATGTCCGTCTCAAACTCAAGCCACGGACCTTTTGATGGGGTAATTCTCGCAGAGAAACACCGCACATTTTTCACATCTTTTGCATTAAAGAAAACACCAAATGACCGTGTCAATTGTGACATTATAATTCTCTCAACACCGTTTATTATAAATGTTCCCCTGTCTGTCATAATTGGCACTTTGCCAAACAGAATTTCTTGTTTCTTTTCCGTTTTCTGAATTTTGTTTTTGAACTTTACCATTACTTTTAGCGGCGCATCATAAGTAAGCATGTTTTCTTTTGCATGCTGTTCGCTATATTTTGGAGAATCAAAACTATAAGAGACAAAAGATAGTTCAAATTTATCTCCGCTGTAGTCAGATATAGGAGAGTAGCTTTTAAACATTTCCCACATCCCCTCTTCCATAAACCAATTAAAAGACTCCTTTTGTGGTCCCAAAAGGTCTGGCAATTTAAGTAATGGTTTTTTATAACCAAGAAAATATTTTTTCTTTT harbors:
- the dnaG gene encoding DNA primase, with the protein product MKHQNSIVDEIKSRLSMQDVASQYVKLVRAGKNMKGKSPFSNEKTPSFIVSPDKNLFYCFSTNRGGDIFTFIQEVEGLDFKDAVKLLAERSGIDPNEYSYKTSTNKNEINRLRDVLKEANKFFSNNHTDQSKKYLETRGVSQKSINFFEIGYAPSNNSLIQHLVLKGFTKEEVIKAGLAKQADNKDIYSHFRDRVMFPIKDTEGNVISFSGRLIKENKNAGKYINGPETILYKKSRALYGIYEAKQNIRKYKFSIIVEGHLDVVFSAQADYANALAVCGTAMTDEHIMVIKRFSDNILFAFDADEAGLKALHRAALKAVKNSMTVKVVGMPENKDPADIINEDSSNWKKVIRESADVFDFFIAQVKKEGDVVKQIKKTNELVFSLINASSDDLLQATLLNKVSKEFDVPIDDVRRQYEKTKENKVIYTQKTPNPQTDKLPKEKLSNEFFAYLSYIKTNSIECKDSLKNLIEEITEEYMDEKNPVDPEVAALRFEQEYPDETHRVSNMLIALEEITERLFRVLLKERQNNIAKAIDEADSENKEKFERELYDILNKLKSLEKHTD
- a CDS encoding DNA-directed RNA polymerase subunit beta — its product is MGETVGSKKKKYFLGYKKPLLKLPDLLGPQKESFNWFMEEGMWEMFKSYSPISDYSGDKFELSFVSYSFDSPKYSEQHAKENMLTYDAPLKVMVKFKNKIQKTEKKQEILFGKVPIMTDRGTFIINGVERIIMSQLTRSFGVFFNAKDVKNVRCFSARITPSKGPWLEFETDINGTCSVRVDRTGKVYVSTFLRAFGLKTDDQILKATSNKDVRDMLKKTILKDSIETVDDACVEFYKKIRSGDQLTPENAKAKINDMFSKEQYDISELGRIRFNKRFGIKMTKGSIERRTISIEDVMTILGEIVRLNNDPKAQPDDIDNLSSRRVRYVGELFQLRIRRGIARLAKNTQDRMTTIDTSFTTPHFLNPQPFRSSVNEFFLTDQLSHVMKQENIVAEIEHRRTISALGPGGLTREHAGIAVRDLHPSHYGRICPVHTPEGPNIGLNLQLALYADVNRYGIIETTYAKVEDGVITKKVVSLNAEEEEKYRIAHRVVSCDKDGKILDKQVIIRKDSKPRFSSPKKIEYIDVSSNQTLSVAAALIPFIEHDAAHRALLGANTQKQATIYVSPEAPYVSTGIEGDVAKSSRRMIVAEEDGEITYVDAEEIKMKGVSGKNYHYHLIKFGRTNSPSIHHQRSIVSLKQKVKQGQILADAASTDQGQLALGQNLRVAFVCWHGMTYEDAILISSKIVEQGKFVSLHAKDFKVSVRDTKLGPEMTTFDIPNVSEAKLRNLDERGIVRIGAEVKPGDILVGKVTPKGETQLTPEERLLRSIFGERARDIKDSSEKLSPGHQGRVINVKVFNKENGDQLDPGVLEEIRVTIAQMRNITVGDKLTGRHGNKGVVARILPAEDMPHTEDGEPVDIVLSPLGIASRANVGQVFEAHLGLAAQALGYQAVVPSFSGATEEEVREELVKAGFDKTGKETLYDGRTGEKLARKVTVGNMYLMKISHMVEDKLHMRSFGNYAIVHQQPLQGRTREGGQRLGEMEVWAFLGYGAAYNLREMMTIKSDDMYGRSAAFKAMIDGDRIKQINLPESFNVLIHYLRGLGLNMTFNRENNDEEEEE
- the rpoC gene encoding DNA-directed RNA polymerase subunit beta'; protein product: MMKKKKNNMENKNIKKEKKINSRSDFESITLSISSPEEILNWSRGEIKKAETINYRTQRAEKDGLFDERVFGTERNYECSCGKYRDIRYKGIVCDKCGVEVTHSGVRRNRMGHIELAAPVAHIWYLKSVPSRIALMLGVTATEVQSVVYFGGYMITDTNEDERKVLLENLRKEYTKEAKEVKGDDKKAKKVKETYQIRQKEIQSIQKGAVIREDRYYRYVLRYSSMFKAGIGGEIVYEALKSIDLRSLEKNLVKKIQSASKIEGEKMRRRLSLVRSFIKSKTRPEWMFFLHLPIIPAGLRPMVALDGGRYATSDINDLYRRIINRNIRLKRLISLGAPEVILRNEKRLLQEAVDALLDNSIRSRTNSGGMRQFQKRELKSLAEHLGGKRGCFRSNLLGKRVDYSGRSVIVAGPELKLNECGIPKEMALELFKPFVMEKLFKRDLAYNIRAAGRLIDDRGAEVWKALEEVVKEKYVLLNRAPTLHRQGLQAFKPLLIETKAIQLHPLVCKAFNADFDGDQMAVHVPLMEESQFEAKNIMAASQNVLNPGDGEIIASPNQQDMALGCYWMTKMIDGAEGEGKLFTYPNEAISAYEYGAVDIRAKIKVLGTEKKKYEKFNNKPFETTVGRLLFNTVLPDDFPFINELITKKYISKIISDIIERYPLEDVLESLDKIKRFGFKYSTVSGASWSLSDTPEPKELDALIDEGLKKSSEIIDQYRDGLLSSVEQRRLRIEVWHGIFSKLKNDFVMQGLDEDGSTKDIIASGARGSAVDLTYIIGIKGIIASAKGMPIETPIISSYKKGLNPVEYFIDGYGGRKGLSDSALKTSESGYFGRRLFDVAQDVIINSDNCRTTGGFNLYRTSASGIEFPFYKKIKGRYLAKDVVDSSKKVIAKKGEYIDQELSIKIDNSGVEHITARSPISCKNKRGVCKKCYGDDPSTNKEVDLGEAVGTIAAQAIGEPGTQLTMNTVHFAGAYSASGDITTGLPRVVEIFENRTPKSPAVIAMIDGIISDIRVEGNEKIIIISPKNDTKASKKETEYSVNKYRHVFVNKGDEVKKGKIMTDGSINLSDLYKYVGKEATQKYMFDEITKIYELQGRSLATKHFELILKQMFSSCSVKEPGDTLYVAGDLIEHEECDRINEAFKKEGRNLVKIEPILLGITKMSIFRPGFLSAASFQNTTYVLIRAALNGTTDHLEGLKENVITGRLLPAGTGYKGSKKHSMIADLQKRLDEEEERRRQEKELDVEEVDSQQ